From the genome of Geoglobus ahangari, one region includes:
- a CDS encoding DegT/DnrJ/EryC1/StrS family aminotransferase, whose amino-acid sequence MIPIAKPVIGEEEIAKVVEVLRSGMIVQGDRVAEFEEKFSSYSGSKYGIAVSNGTAALDIALKAAGIGEGDEVITTPFTFIATSNAILFQRARPVFADIEEDTYNINPDDVVEKITPKTRAIVGVHIFGHPFDVKAILEICEDHNLILIEDSAQAHGAEYRGRRVGSFGVGCFSFYATKNMTTSEGGMITCNDDEIAERCRLFRSHGEIRKYEHILLGHNMRMTNIQAALGLVQLEKLDWMNERRRENAEFYRKNIKVEGLRKPVEKRYAKHVYHQYVLLVEEDFPMTRDEFSRYLSENGVGNAVHYPKPVYLQPLYRELGYGKGLCPTAEYVAEKVISIPVHPLLSEEELERVAEVVNGV is encoded by the coding sequence ATGATCCCAATCGCAAAACCGGTTATTGGAGAGGAGGAAATAGCCAAGGTGGTGGAAGTTCTACGCTCTGGGATGATAGTTCAGGGGGATAGAGTGGCTGAGTTCGAGGAGAAGTTCTCGAGCTACAGTGGCTCCAAGTACGGGATAGCGGTGTCGAACGGCACAGCAGCGCTTGACATTGCTTTAAAGGCCGCAGGCATTGGTGAGGGGGATGAGGTCATAACAACGCCCTTCACGTTCATAGCCACGTCCAACGCCATCCTATTCCAGCGAGCAAGACCGGTGTTTGCGGACATTGAGGAGGACACGTACAACATCAACCCGGACGATGTTGTGGAGAAGATCACGCCAAAGACGAGAGCAATCGTGGGAGTGCATATCTTCGGACACCCTTTCGACGTGAAGGCGATTCTCGAGATCTGCGAGGATCACAACCTGATCCTGATAGAGGACTCCGCTCAGGCTCATGGAGCTGAATACAGAGGAAGGAGGGTTGGGAGCTTCGGAGTGGGGTGCTTCTCATTCTATGCTACAAAAAACATGACGACATCGGAGGGCGGGATGATCACGTGCAACGATGATGAAATCGCGGAGAGGTGCAGACTGTTCAGGAGTCACGGAGAGATCAGGAAGTACGAACACATTCTGCTCGGGCACAACATGAGGATGACAAACATTCAGGCAGCCCTTGGCCTTGTCCAGCTTGAGAAGCTCGACTGGATGAATGAGAGAAGAAGGGAGAACGCAGAATTCTACAGGAAGAACATAAAGGTCGAGGGATTGAGGAAGCCGGTGGAGAAGAGGTACGCGAAGCATGTTTACCACCAGTACGTCCTGCTTGTGGAGGAGGACTTCCCCATGACGAGGGACGAGTTCTCCAGATATCTCTCAGAGAACGGTGTTGGGAACGCAGTCCACTATCCAAAGCCCGTCTACCTCCAGCCCCTGTACAGGGAGCTCGGGTACGGGAAGGGGCTGTGTCCAACCGCTGAATACGTTGCGGAGAAAGTTATAAGCATACCCGTGCACCCACTCTTGAGTGAGGAGGAGCTTGAGAGGGTTGCCGAGGTTGTAAACGGGGTGTGA
- a CDS encoding Gfo/Idh/MocA family protein, which produces MIFGVIGVGSMGKNHVRVLTEIKKVEDVVIYDTNREQAERIGGMYDVRVAGSVEELLREVDAVSICSPTKFHFQHVRESIEAGKHTLVEKPLASSYDEGRKVLEFLSKRRDLVFGVGHIERFNPIVSELAGLELDVAYLSAKRHNPASSRITDSTVVEDLMIHDIDLVFNVIFSGHSDYKITAAGNRNVVQVLVKFGEKVASLSASRISSKKIRTIYLENEEMTVEGDFMTQEVYIYRKPSVYQSVNEKYLQENVIEKVLINKVEPLKVELKAFVDAIDGKLEFPVTAEQAVNNLRICEMIRRGIA; this is translated from the coding sequence ATGATCTTTGGAGTCATCGGCGTTGGGTCAATGGGAAAGAACCACGTCAGGGTTCTGACCGAGATCAAGAAGGTCGAGGATGTTGTGATCTATGATACCAACAGGGAGCAGGCAGAGAGGATTGGCGGGATGTATGATGTGAGAGTTGCCGGTTCTGTGGAGGAGCTGCTAAGAGAAGTGGACGCGGTCAGCATCTGCTCTCCCACCAAGTTCCACTTTCAGCACGTCCGGGAGAGCATAGAGGCCGGGAAACACACCCTCGTTGAGAAGCCCCTCGCATCGAGCTATGATGAGGGGAGGAAGGTGCTCGAGTTTCTCAGCAAACGCAGAGATCTCGTGTTTGGTGTCGGGCACATTGAGAGGTTCAACCCGATAGTGTCCGAGCTCGCGGGCCTTGAGCTCGATGTAGCATACCTCAGCGCAAAGCGACACAATCCAGCCTCATCAAGGATCACAGACTCCACGGTGGTTGAGGATCTCATGATACACGACATAGACCTTGTGTTCAACGTCATTTTTTCAGGACATAGTGATTACAAAATTACAGCTGCTGGAAACAGAAACGTCGTGCAGGTGCTGGTTAAGTTCGGGGAAAAGGTCGCGTCCCTCTCTGCGAGCAGAATTTCGTCGAAGAAGATAAGGACGATATACCTCGAAAACGAGGAGATGACAGTAGAAGGTGACTTCATGACTCAGGAGGTTTACATATACAGGAAACCGAGCGTGTATCAGAGCGTGAACGAGAAGTACCTGCAAGAGAACGTCATCGAGAAGGTTCTGATAAACAAGGTGGAGCCCCTGAAGGTTGAGCTCAAGGCATTTGTTGATGCAATTGACGGAAAGCTTGAATTCCCTGTGACTGCTGAACAGGCTGTGAACAACCTCAGAATCTGCGAGATGATTCGGAGGGGGATCGCTTGA
- a CDS encoding TIGR04076 family protein, whose translation MKVEIRVVDVEGRCAAEYTPGDRFYLNSFLLESERPVCIHALLSLSHVAYALSHGAELRSAGRDGIYFSCPDPGKPLGDGKVVFRLEVVE comes from the coding sequence GTGAAGGTCGAAATTCGCGTAGTGGATGTCGAGGGCAGGTGTGCCGCTGAATACACTCCCGGCGACAGGTTCTACCTGAACTCGTTCCTCCTCGAGTCGGAAAGGCCAGTCTGCATACACGCCCTCCTCTCACTCTCCCACGTCGCCTACGCTCTGTCCCACGGGGCTGAGCTGAGGTCTGCTGGCAGGGACGGGATTTACTTCTCCTGCCCGGACCCAGGCAAACCACTCGGGGACGGAAAGGTCGTTTTCAGGCTCGAGGTGGTCGAATGA
- a CDS encoding WbqC family protein, with protein MKAVILQPMYLPWIGYFGLIDLADIFVFYDDVQFVERSWQRRNRIKMPNGKWIWLSVPVIKKFGQKINEVKVNNGVEWSKRHWHSIVHAYRKAPYFKEYETLFRHVYSVSWDYLVDLDIFLIKEISKILGIDTRFVLSSELNVSGGKTDRLINILTEIGADEYISGPAAREYIEPIKFKKSGIKLYWFEFNHPVYPQLYGEFIPYLSVIDLLFNVGPKAIDYIREGAEDSLVLDERTI; from the coding sequence ATGAAAGCCGTGATACTACAACCCATGTACTTGCCGTGGATTGGATATTTTGGGTTAATTGATTTGGCGGATATTTTCGTTTTTTATGATGATGTTCAGTTTGTGGAGCGGTCGTGGCAAAGAAGGAATAGGATAAAAATGCCAAATGGCAAATGGATTTGGTTATCAGTGCCAGTCATCAAAAAATTTGGACAAAAGATAAATGAGGTGAAGGTGAATAATGGGGTAGAGTGGTCAAAAAGGCATTGGCACTCTATCGTACATGCTTATCGTAAAGCGCCGTATTTTAAAGAGTATGAGACTCTTTTTAGGCATGTGTATTCGGTAAGTTGGGATTACTTGGTTGATTTGGATATTTTTTTAATTAAGGAAATATCAAAAATATTGGGGATTGATACTAGATTTGTTTTATCTTCTGAGCTAAATGTATCTGGCGGTAAGACTGATCGTTTGATCAACATATTGACTGAGATTGGTGCTGATGAATATATCTCTGGTCCAGCGGCAAGAGAGTACATCGAACCAATAAAGTTCAAGAAATCTGGAATCAAGTTATATTGGTTTGAGTTTAATCATCCTGTATATCCACAACTATATGGTGAATTTATCCCATATTTGTCTGTTATCGACTTACTATTCAATGTCGGTCCTAAAGCGATAGATTATATACGGGAAGGTGCAGAAGATTCATTGGTTTTGGACGAAAGAACTATATGA
- a CDS encoding DegT/DnrJ/EryC1/StrS family aminotransferase — MVMNIPFARPYITQEEIRAVTEVLKSGWLSMGEKTVMFERAFAEYIGSKYAVATNSCTSALFLSLKVLGIGRGDEVILPTFTFTATANTVVHCGAKPVFVDIDEKTYNIDPDSVEERITDNTKAIIVVHYAGQPADMRKIMKIAKTYGLKVIEDAAHAAGAKYENGKKVGALGNLTCFSFYATKPMTTGEGGMITLDDGYLADKLRILRLHGISKDAWKRYLENNSWYYEVIEAGYKCNPTDLASAIGLEQLRKLDWMNTRRKKIAEYYNEHLNDLDIILPYVRPKIESAYHLYPIRLVKYNRDKFINEMAKRGVGTSVHFMPLHLTRFYRKMFKYKKGDFPVAERVFRSIVSLPIYPQLTERHLEYVVRCVKEILKPR; from the coding sequence ATGGTAATGAACATTCCTTTTGCCCGACCATATATAACCCAAGAGGAGATTCGAGCAGTTACAGAAGTGCTGAAATCTGGTTGGTTGTCTATGGGCGAGAAAACGGTTATGTTTGAGAGAGCTTTTGCTGAGTATATTGGTAGTAAATACGCAGTAGCAACAAATTCTTGTACGTCTGCGTTATTCCTTTCTTTGAAAGTACTTGGTATTGGTAGAGGGGATGAAGTGATACTTCCTACGTTTACTTTTACGGCAACTGCCAATACAGTCGTACATTGCGGAGCAAAACCGGTTTTTGTAGATATTGATGAGAAAACATATAATATTGACCCAGATAGTGTGGAAGAGAGGATTACCGATAATACAAAAGCAATAATTGTAGTACATTATGCTGGGCAACCAGCAGATATGCGAAAAATTATGAAAATCGCTAAGACTTATGGTTTAAAGGTGATAGAAGATGCTGCCCACGCTGCAGGTGCAAAATATGAAAACGGTAAAAAAGTGGGCGCATTGGGCAATTTAACTTGTTTTAGTTTTTATGCTACGAAGCCCATGACTACTGGTGAGGGCGGTATGATCACTCTGGATGATGGCTATTTAGCTGATAAGTTAAGAATATTGAGACTCCATGGCATTAGCAAAGACGCGTGGAAAAGGTATTTAGAAAATAATAGCTGGTATTATGAAGTGATAGAAGCAGGCTATAAATGTAACCCAACTGATTTAGCTTCAGCTATTGGGCTGGAACAACTTAGGAAACTGGATTGGATGAATACACGCAGAAAAAAAATTGCTGAGTATTATAATGAACATCTAAATGATTTAGATATCATATTGCCTTATGTGAGACCAAAAATTGAATCTGCATATCACTTGTATCCTATACGTCTAGTTAAATATAATAGAGATAAATTTATAAATGAAATGGCCAAACGGGGTGTTGGTACAAGTGTACATTTCATGCCTCTTCATCTCACACGATTCTATCGGAAAATGTTCAAATACAAAAAAGGTGATTTTCCCGTGGCTGAGAGGGTATTTAGGAGCATCGTGTCACTACCCATATATCCTCAATTGACCGAACGTCATTTGGAATATGTTGTTAGGTGTGTAAAAGAAATACTAAAACCGCGGTGA
- a CDS encoding acyltransferase, translated as MSTFIHPTAIVESENIGEGTRIWHFVHIREGARVGRNCNIGKGVYIDTEVVIGNNVKIQNFATLYRGVVIEDDVFVGPAVVFTNDLYPRAFIWSDERVVETRVRKGASIGANSTIVCGIEIGEYAMVGAGSVVTRSVPPHALVYGNPARLRGFVCFCGRRLERVVESDDESLIYECEHCGERVRIDRRWTE; from the coding sequence TTGAGCACGTTCATCCATCCAACGGCAATAGTCGAGAGCGAAAACATTGGCGAGGGCACAAGGATCTGGCATTTTGTGCACATCAGGGAGGGGGCGAGGGTAGGCAGGAACTGCAACATCGGAAAGGGCGTCTACATTGACACGGAAGTGGTCATAGGAAACAACGTCAAGATCCAGAACTTCGCCACGCTTTACAGGGGTGTGGTTATAGAGGATGACGTTTTCGTGGGCCCTGCAGTTGTGTTCACCAACGACCTGTATCCGAGGGCGTTTATCTGGAGCGACGAAAGGGTTGTGGAAACGAGGGTCAGGAAGGGGGCAAGCATAGGCGCAAATTCCACGATAGTGTGCGGAATTGAGATCGGAGAGTATGCGATGGTTGGCGCGGGAAGCGTTGTTACCAGAAGCGTCCCACCTCACGCGCTCGTTTACGGTAATCCAGCAAGGCTTAGAGGTTTCGTTTGCTTCTGCGGACGAAGGCTTGAGAGGGTTGTGGAGAGCGATGATGAATCGCTCATCTACGAATGCGAGCACTGCGGGGAGAGGGTGAGAATAGACAGGAGGTGGACTGAGTGA
- a CDS encoding oligosaccharide flippase family protein → MLAKKVAKNALYNSSAILIGNISGIIITVFLARALGPVDFGIYSLTISIALLIISLTDFGINQTVIRYVSDAIGKREISLARGYIRELGKIKAILAVIVSASLVLLSDILSTNVFHKPDLSLPLKVVSGFVLFYPISGFLIGIFNGLNDFRANFVKSSTYEFFRATTIITLVTLGYSVVGAIFGFVVASLASLLSLAILLLKKYKTYVIGKAEKIDILRVLRFTGYLTISGIAWTVFTYVDSVMIGTFLPAEYVGYYRASYTIIGAVAGILSLPVVLFPVFVQLGRDDLKNAFNRVFKYSAMIAVPASFGLPAISKEIVLAIYGPEYLSAVPVFWILSFLILRSAVGFWGVIFNAKEMPEYPVKVILLGMALNILLNYLMIPKFGIIGAAIATIASNMVVWCILAYLSKIHFDVFFTPSHLLKPIVASLVMVAFLVTFSPTSIVEGVLMILIGVAVYFVTLYIIKGVKKEDLKYLIALIRK, encoded by the coding sequence GTGTTGGCAAAAAAAGTAGCAAAAAACGCACTTTACAACAGTTCCGCGATACTTATAGGCAATATTTCCGGAATAATAATTACAGTCTTCCTCGCAAGAGCCCTCGGCCCTGTTGATTTCGGAATATACTCCCTGACAATTTCAATAGCGCTTTTGATAATCTCCCTGACAGATTTTGGAATAAACCAGACAGTAATCAGATACGTTTCCGATGCCATCGGCAAAAGGGAAATTTCACTTGCAAGAGGATACATCCGAGAGCTTGGAAAGATCAAAGCTATTTTGGCAGTTATCGTTTCCGCTTCTCTCGTTCTACTATCCGATATTCTCTCAACAAATGTATTTCACAAACCAGATTTATCGTTGCCATTAAAAGTAGTCTCAGGTTTTGTCTTATTTTATCCAATATCTGGATTCCTCATAGGAATATTCAATGGACTCAATGATTTCAGAGCCAACTTCGTTAAGTCAAGTACATACGAATTTTTCAGAGCTACAACGATAATAACTCTCGTAACCCTCGGCTACTCTGTCGTCGGGGCGATTTTTGGCTTTGTAGTCGCATCACTCGCCTCCCTCTTATCCCTCGCCATCTTGCTGCTCAAGAAATACAAAACATATGTTATTGGCAAAGCCGAAAAAATAGACATACTAAGGGTGCTCAGGTTCACAGGATACCTAACGATCAGCGGCATTGCTTGGACAGTGTTTACATACGTGGATTCTGTTATGATCGGTACGTTTCTACCTGCAGAGTATGTTGGCTACTACAGAGCAAGCTACACGATTATTGGAGCAGTGGCAGGAATTCTGTCACTCCCAGTAGTACTGTTCCCAGTTTTCGTACAGCTGGGAAGAGATGACCTGAAAAATGCGTTCAACAGGGTTTTCAAATACTCTGCGATGATTGCTGTGCCCGCATCTTTCGGGCTCCCTGCAATATCTAAAGAGATCGTCTTAGCAATCTATGGGCCGGAATACCTTTCAGCTGTGCCGGTCTTCTGGATATTGTCCTTTCTGATACTTAGGAGCGCAGTTGGATTCTGGGGGGTGATATTTAACGCAAAAGAGATGCCAGAATACCCTGTTAAAGTCATACTTTTAGGGATGGCATTGAACATCCTCCTTAACTACCTAATGATTCCAAAATTTGGAATTATTGGGGCAGCTATTGCAACAATCGCTTCAAACATGGTGGTGTGGTGTATCCTCGCTTATCTCTCGAAAATACATTTTGACGTGTTCTTCACACCCTCTCACCTACTAAAGCCGATTGTGGCAAGCCTAGTTATGGTAGCGTTTCTTGTAACATTTAGCCCGACATCAATTGTGGAAGGAGTTCTGATGATTCTCATAGGGGTTGCTGTGTATTTTGTAACACTTTATATAATAAAAGGGGTTAAAAAAGAAGATCTGAAATACCTGATAGCTTTGATCAGAAAATAA
- a CDS encoding class I SAM-dependent methyltransferase yields the protein MESTKIDPLNLEILKKHTDKIKKEYEIHALKYDPNSPEASHWKGKDKVWLRFKILTEIDNLNGGKILDFGCGNALLMDYLLENNVICEYHGWDISKKMIEIGKNRHPNANFKVVDILNENLEHYKDFFDYVLVSGVFHIKVDSDPNVHNAWIKEILLRLWSLCKKGIAVNFLTEYVDWEDDDLYYCSISDIVSFCVSNLSRWFVIRHDYPLWEFTLYIYKTPRVKL from the coding sequence ATGGAGTCAACTAAAATTGATCCACTAAATTTGGAGATTCTAAAAAAACATACTGATAAAATAAAAAAAGAATACGAAATCCATGCCTTAAAATATGACCCAAATTCTCCTGAGGCATCTCACTGGAAGGGGAAAGATAAAGTATGGCTTAGGTTTAAGATCTTAACAGAAATTGATAATTTAAATGGTGGAAAAATTTTGGATTTTGGTTGTGGAAATGCCCTGTTGATGGACTATCTATTGGAAAATAACGTAATATGCGAGTATCATGGGTGGGATATCTCAAAAAAAATGATAGAGATTGGAAAAAATAGACATCCCAATGCGAATTTTAAGGTAGTAGACATTTTAAATGAGAATTTAGAACATTATAAGGATTTTTTTGATTACGTTTTGGTTAGCGGAGTCTTCCACATTAAGGTAGATTCCGATCCAAATGTACACAATGCTTGGATAAAGGAAATTCTATTGAGATTGTGGTCACTTTGTAAAAAAGGCATTGCGGTTAATTTTTTAACTGAGTACGTTGACTGGGAAGATGACGATCTGTATTATTGTTCTATATCTGATATTGTTTCTTTCTGCGTTAGTAATTTAAGCAGATGGTTTGTAATTAGACACGATTATCCGCTATGGGAGTTTACGCTTTACATTTACAAAACTCCAAGAGTGAAACTATGA
- a CDS encoding nucleotide sugar dehydrogenase yields the protein MRVAVIGLGKAGLPLAAVIADSGIEVVGVDLDPKKCEMVNSGRNPIPEEAGLDELIAKHGGTRLKATPKYEDAADCSAYIVIVPLLLDELKNPDFSILESAFRGVGRILKKGDIVVLETTVPPGTTETLVKEWLEEESGLELGEFYLAYSPERIMTGYSISRLREFPKVIGGVNEESGERAYDLYSKFIPNLHLVSNARTAEFIKVIEGCYRDVNIALANELFKIAEELGIDFYEAREKANHEYCHIHLPSTGVGGHCIPVYPWFLIREMEKREKFNHARLLRVSRELNDEMINYWAEKIVLECMKVDKPLSEVKICIRGITFRKGVKELYHSRNLALARLLVEKGLDVGVHDELFTQKEVEELGLRWREPGEADVVFDCFELKIFTG from the coding sequence GTGAGGGTGGCAGTGATAGGCCTCGGAAAGGCTGGGCTTCCGCTTGCTGCCGTAATAGCGGACTCCGGCATTGAGGTGGTCGGCGTAGATCTTGACCCCAAGAAATGCGAGATGGTAAACTCAGGCAGGAACCCGATTCCGGAGGAGGCTGGGCTCGACGAGCTGATAGCCAAACATGGGGGAACAAGGCTGAAGGCCACGCCGAAGTATGAGGACGCTGCCGATTGCAGCGCGTACATCGTCATAGTTCCCCTGCTCCTTGACGAGCTCAAAAACCCGGACTTCAGCATCCTCGAATCCGCCTTCAGGGGGGTCGGAAGGATACTCAAAAAGGGAGACATAGTTGTCCTCGAGACGACTGTTCCTCCCGGAACGACCGAAACTCTCGTGAAGGAGTGGCTTGAGGAGGAGAGCGGGCTGGAGCTCGGTGAATTTTACCTTGCATACTCTCCGGAGAGGATAATGACCGGGTACAGCATCTCGAGGCTCAGGGAGTTTCCCAAGGTAATAGGAGGCGTGAATGAGGAGAGCGGAGAGAGGGCTTACGACCTGTATTCGAAGTTCATCCCGAACCTGCATCTCGTCTCAAACGCGAGGACTGCAGAGTTCATAAAGGTTATAGAGGGCTGCTACAGAGACGTGAACATTGCTCTGGCAAACGAGCTGTTCAAGATTGCAGAGGAGCTCGGAATAGACTTTTACGAAGCGAGAGAGAAGGCAAACCACGAGTACTGCCACATCCACCTGCCCTCAACCGGGGTTGGCGGTCACTGCATCCCCGTATATCCATGGTTCCTCATAAGGGAGATGGAAAAGAGAGAGAAATTCAACCATGCAAGGCTGCTCAGAGTTTCAAGAGAGCTGAACGACGAGATGATCAACTACTGGGCTGAGAAGATCGTTCTGGAGTGCATGAAGGTGGACAAGCCCTTGAGCGAGGTCAAGATCTGCATCAGGGGAATTACGTTCAGGAAGGGTGTGAAGGAGCTCTACCACAGCAGGAATCTCGCCCTTGCCAGACTTCTGGTAGAGAAGGGTCTGGATGTCGGAGTTCACGACGAGCTGTTCACGCAAAAAGAGGTCGAAGAGCTTGGACTGAGGTGGAGGGAGCCGGGAGAGGCGGATGTGGTGTTTGACTGCTTTGAGCTGAAAATTTTCACGGGATAA
- a CDS encoding polysaccharide biosynthesis protein — protein MLKKNQIRDMFEDKTILITGGLGSIGSEIVKQVLNYCPKEVRVLDNRETELFYFKRKFEKVHNMSFLFGDVRDMDRLIELTNDVDIIFHAAAMKHVILCEYNPFEAIKTNVIGTQNIIKCALDNKVEKVILISTDKAVNPTNVMGATKLLAERLVSAACYYNRGPSKFGVVRFGNVLATRGSVLEVWQTQLNEGKKITVTNPEMTRFFMDVEESVKLIFQAAYYAENGEVFILKMPSVKIGVLAEAFLEVMGYPPDHFEIVGMRIGEKMHEELISKNESDLLLESEDLFVRLPIIFSEYTEYIKTNEYLRFVKLGFKKASVSGFSSNNDEYLLSKDQIKNVLKKMLKPEID, from the coding sequence ATGCTGAAAAAGAATCAAATTAGAGACATGTTTGAAGATAAAACAATACTAATAACTGGAGGGCTTGGCAGTATTGGGTCAGAAATAGTTAAGCAGGTTTTGAATTACTGCCCAAAAGAGGTTCGTGTGTTAGACAATAGAGAAACTGAATTATTTTACTTTAAAAGGAAATTTGAGAAGGTACATAATATGTCTTTTTTGTTTGGAGATGTTAGGGATATGGATAGATTGATAGAATTAACAAACGATGTGGATATTATTTTTCACGCAGCCGCAATGAAACATGTGATATTGTGTGAGTACAATCCATTTGAAGCCATAAAAACGAATGTTATAGGGACTCAGAACATCATAAAATGTGCTTTGGACAACAAAGTGGAGAAAGTGATACTGATATCTACTGATAAAGCAGTGAATCCTACTAATGTCATGGGTGCTACAAAGCTCTTAGCAGAAAGGTTAGTCTCAGCTGCATGTTATTATAACAGAGGTCCGAGTAAATTTGGTGTTGTTAGATTTGGAAATGTTTTAGCAACGAGGGGTTCGGTGTTGGAAGTTTGGCAGACTCAGCTAAATGAAGGGAAGAAAATAACGGTTACTAACCCGGAGATGACGAGATTCTTTATGGATGTGGAGGAAAGTGTTAAGCTCATATTTCAAGCGGCATATTATGCCGAAAATGGGGAAGTATTCATATTGAAAATGCCGTCTGTAAAGATTGGCGTTTTGGCAGAAGCGTTTTTGGAAGTTATGGGTTATCCCCCAGATCATTTTGAGATTGTTGGTATGAGAATCGGTGAAAAGATGCATGAAGAATTAATATCAAAGAATGAAAGTGATCTTCTACTTGAAAGTGAAGATCTATTTGTGAGACTTCCGATAATATTTTCCGAATATACTGAATATATAAAAACCAATGAGTATTTGAGATTTGTGAAGCTTGGCTTTAAAAAAGCTTCAGTAAGTGGTTTTTCTTCGAATAATGATGAATATTTATTATCAAAAGATCAAATAAAAAATGTTTTAAAAAAAATGTTAAAACCTGAGATTGATTAA